A single window of Amphiura filiformis chromosome 17, Afil_fr2py, whole genome shotgun sequence DNA harbors:
- the LOC140137737 gene encoding lengsin-like produces the protein MDFSKEKLDKVLQKMTADDVQFVRWEQSDTYGVARSKTARKCNFSDKVNNGFPFYLGFVAVDPQCNIVHNSGYHEEIGYADGLMFADLDTYVTIPWCKNTGRVLMEPMYEGKWFAPQPRYVARKQLDRLQKMGYSLLSGYEQEFFVVDQNTLEPITKDVNVRSTIRNYKDPEFLHQIMTDLPKVGVDVDYFESEYAPGQFEVPYQPSFGISSADTGHTFRTSVKEIALQHGYIASFMSKPFPEYPGSSCHFNHSLWDIDGQKGLMYDADGPNGLSDVAQHWIAGILAHAPAISLLMAPTINCLKRFKPGTFAPCNVTWGIDNRSTAVRVKVRGERRTYVENRLGAAAGNPYISLAATVAAGIDGIQRELKLPPPVKGDAYDEKNLPPKTQTLPNDMKTALEYFANDDVIHEALGEEFCKCFGTLKLHEMNLEAEAKAKGDDDWERNLFFEYL, from the exons ATGGATTTCAGCAAAGAAAAACTGGATAAGGTGTTACAAAAGATGACCGCCGATGACGTCCAATTCGTACGATGGGAACAGAGCGACACGTATGGCGTCGCGCGCTCTAAAACCGCTCGAAAATGTAATTTTAGTGACAAAGTTAACAACGGGTTCCCGTTCTACTTAGGATTTGTTGCCGTTGACCCGCAATGTAACATTGTCCATAACTCTGGTTACCATGAAGAAATTGGCTATGCAGATGGTTTGATGTTTGCCGACCTCGACACTTACGTTACAATTCCTTGGTGTAAAAACACCGGCAGAGTCTTAATGGAGCCAATGTATGAAGGAAAATGGTTTGCCCCTCAACCACGATATGTAGCACGCAAGCAACTTGATCGACTTCAGAAGATGGGTTATTCTCTGCTCTCTGGTTATGAGCAAGAGTTCTTCGTAGTCGATCAAAATACGCTCGAGCCTATTACAAAAGATGTCAACGTTCGATCAACCATTCGTAACTACAAAGATCCCGAATTCCTTCATCAAATCATGACAGATCTTCCAAAGGTTGGTGTCGATGTTGATTATTTTGAAAGTGAGTACGCACCAGGCCAATTTGAAGTCCCCTACCAGCCTTCTTTTGGTATTAGCTCAGCAGATACAGGTCATACATTCCGTACATCCGTCAAAGAAATCGCATTGCAGCATGGGTACATTGCCAGCTTCATGTCCAAACCATTTCCTGAATACCCCGGAAGTTCCTGTCATTTTAACCATTCTCTTTGGGACATCGATGGTCAGAAAGGACTAATGTATGATGCGGATGGCCCTAATGGACTATCTGACGTGGCTCAGCATTGGATAGCAGGAATATTAGCTCATGCACCAGCAATCAGTCTTCTAATGGCTCCCACAATCAATTGCCTCAAACGATTCAAGCCAG GCACTTTTGCACCTTGTAACGTCACATGGGGGATTGATAATCGCAGCACTGCAGTTCGTGTTAAAGTTCGCGGTGAACGCAGGACATATGTGGAGAACAGATTAGGTGCCGCCGCCGGGAATCCATATATCTCCCTTGCCGCCACCGTCGCCGCTGGAATTGACGGAATCCAACGGGAGTTGAAACTGCCGCCACCTGTGAAAGGCGACGCTTACGATGAAAAGAATTTGCCTCCAAAGACGCAAACACTGCCAAATGATATGAAGACAGCGTTGGAGTATTTTGCAAACGATGACGTCATACATGAAGCTCTCGGTGAAgaattttgcaaatgttttggtACCCTCAAGTTGCACGAGATGAATTTGGAAGCAGAAGCGAAGGCTAAAGGAGATGATGATTGGGAGAGAAACCTCTTCTTTGAATATCTATAA